gcaaggTCCACAAGGTTTTATGGCTCTAAAGTTAGATATGTCGAAAGCTTATGACAGAGTGGAGTGGGGATATTTGGAAGCAATCATGGAAAAAATGGGATTTTGTAGTACATGGATCAATTGGATAATGGAGTGTGTTTCGacagtttctttttctttcaacatCAATGGGGAACCTAAAGGCTATGTGATACCCTCCAGAGGAATTAGACAAGGTGATCCACTATCACCTTACCTATTCCTGCTCATTTCAGAAGGTTTTTTGAACTTGCTGGCCCAAGCAGAGAGGAACAAAAGACTGACTGGGATGAAAATCAGCAGACATGGACCGTCAATAACTCACCTTTTCTTTGCAGACGATTCTTTGATCTTTTGCAAAGCGGACAAAACTCAAGCTGAAGCAGTGATGGGAATATTAAAGACGTATGGAAGAGGATCAGGCTAGATGATTAACATGGATAAGTCTTCAGTTTTCTTCAGTAAGAATGTGGAGCAATACAAACAAGGAGAGATCTGTAGCATCATAGGTAACATAAGGGTGGTAAAGCAGGGAAAGTACTTGGGGCTGCCAATGGTTGTCACAAGAATGAAagaccaaatttttggtttcatcaGAGATAAATGTCAGAAGACGGTCTCTAACTGGTGCAATAAACAGTTAAGCCTAGCAGGGAAAGAAGTCTTGCTGAAAGCCATAACAATGGCAATGCCAACTTATGTAATGTCGGTTTTTAAGCTCCCAGTTAAGTTATGCAAAGAAATTAATGGATTGATGGCCAGATTTTGGTGGGGAGAAGagaatggaaaaaggaaaattcacTGGTGCTCTTGGAAAAGGATAACAACTGACAAGAGCATTGGTGGATTAGGCTTCAAAGATCTCCAAGGTTTCAATCAAGCTTTACTGGGAAAACAGATTTGGAGACTCCTCACATGTCCAAATTTATTGATGAGTAAAGTCATGAAGCTAGATACTATCCTAAGACATCACCATTGAGCTGTGAAGTAAAGTGTAACTCATCCTGGATATGGAAAAGTCTGATGGGGGCAAGAGAGGGAGTGAAGAAAGGAGCAAGGAAAAGAATTGGAAATGGGAAAAGCATTAGAATCTGGGAGGACGCATGGTTACAGGAAGGCAGGGATGGTAAAATTCAGTCCCCTAAACCTCCAGGATGCAACATCAGTCGAGTAAGTGAGTTGATATCTAACTTTAGATGGAACTCAGTACTCCTTTTTAGGACATTTAGCCAACATGAAGCAAGGTTAATACTCAAAATGCCTATAAGCATAACAGGCAGGGCTGATAGTTACTTTTGGAGCAATAGGAACAATGGAAATTACACAGTCAGTTCAGCATATAAAGCTCTGGCAAGAGAGAATTTGCAAGGCACAACACACGTGCGGGTAGGGGGAGAAACAAGTTGGGCAGGTGGCTGTGAAAAAGTATGGAAACAGCTATGGAAAATGAGGATTAAGCATAAGCAAAAGTTGTTTTTATGGAGGTGCTTACACCAAACATTACCAGGAAGAGAAACCATTGTTAGAAGAATTGGAAAAGGTGACCTGATATGCAAAACATGTGGGGACAACAGTGAGACAATAGAACATATTTTCTTCCATTGCAGAAAGGCAACACTGATATGGCAAATGGCTCCATTACAGTGGGATGGACTGACGGAATAGACAAGTGATTTCAGAAGGTGGTGGACCATGTTGATGGAGGTGAAGAGGCGTAAGGATGGAATGCAACATATGCATTGACTGTGGAAATGTTGTGGCAAATCTGGAAAGCAAGGAATGAAGTTGAATTTGAAGAGAAACATAAGCATCCCATGGCAGTAATTACCAAAGCTGTAAAGGAGTGGGAGGAATTCCAACAAGCCCAACGGATAGAGCAGCAGCTGAGCATCTTAGAAACAGAGACAGCAGAAGTCCAAGATGAAATGGTGGGGGAAAGTGACAACATGCGGACCATATCTATTGCAGTTGGCCAACATATTGAAGGGTAGAATATGGGAATTGGCATCACAGTACAAAACACCCAAAGCCAGATATGTGCAGCATGGGCATTGAAGGAGAGGAGCACTGGTTCTGTTATGTTGGATCATTTTTTGGCGCTACAACTAACTCTATGCAAGATAATGGCACAAGGATGGCAGTACATTAAGATTCTACTATCATGCTCTCAGGTATTACAATTGATAAAATGTCAAGCTTCAAGAAACATGTGCATAGCAGGCCACCTGGAGGACATAAGACACATAAGCTCTTTGTTTAGGAGATACTCATTTGATAGCCTACCTGTTGAAGGTAATAGCATAAGTAAGAGGTTAAGTAAGCTAGCAATGCATTTTCACTTTGATAAGGAGATTCTAGACCCTCTGTGTCTTAGTACACTTTTGTAAAGTCCAATTTGAGCCCTTGCTCATATATTGTACCTTCCTTTTATTAGCAATAAAATCTCTATcgtttccggaaaaaaaaaagacaaatgactatatttgaatgatattttatgttatttttagtcactttgactatattattggaagaaaatggatcATTCTGGCTGtaattagtttaaaatgctCTTAAGTGCTTACATGaggtttttgtcattttttacttgcattttgtCCATAACTTATATAGGAGTTGGAAATATACTTCATTTGGATGAAAAGGAAAGTTGACAGCTTTGACACAtcttcgtatttcggctataactagAGCTAAAATGatcagattgagatgatttttgaaccattttgaagataagagatagatctccAATTTATGTGAGGACATtgaaatccagtttgaaggttttctagGTCAAAAAGCAGAATTACAGTAGCTAATTTTCTATGGTCGAAGCTGAGACAAGGCAGtaagcagtcaagggtatttctaTAATTACTATGGATACACAAAtccaattgaggtgattcttgatgcattggaaagctcactcaaagggctacaagttttatgttttggttaaAAGTTAATTCAGCATCTATCATTgagaaaagttcagttgaatTTGATACAAAATTGGAATGCCTTGAAGACTGAACAAAAATTGCTAAGATGGCAGGggagcaatccggccggattatGGCTGGATTCTGGTCAGAAATGGTTGCTCTCCACTTGCACAACTTGTTTCCTCCTCCAATAATTCACAGCTATTAATGGACGTATGACAACAACTTTGCAGCCGTAAAAGTGATGTTTgaagcctcatttcttgactaaaTCATCTATAAATAGCCATGGAGTTACAAGATTCAAGAGAGCTTGGAGAGTACAAGAAAtaccacaaaaatgtagttctTACATTTTCTTAGTGTTAGGTTAGTATAGGATAGGATAGTTTAACTAGTAGTTCATCtttcttgtttattagctaggcaaagatgaagatggagatgaagaaggcaaggaaagagctcatgtgacaagggttactttatctttccaactctttatcttttataTTGGATTAtgagtttagttaatatacaagttttggattttatgtttattatgtgTCTTTAAAAGTTTATgtcttgggtttggttgaactttctatgattgttagtgtttgttatttggctatttgatgctattattttgaacaatttatttagcactttagttctttaaatcatgattaacttggtACTATTAATTGtaattatctaaaggtgttgtatcttcaatgaaaattggaatttaacactagttcaagaagtgttaaacctagaaagtacactcacgagagtagaggtgcacctttgtggttttggtgattcatttcatgtaatttcatagaggtaattaacttgtaactaatttcataaccacgagagtaggtatggattagttataagtatagttaattcactacgagagtaggtttcacatgcataaggaaattacgcaATAGTTAGCCAAAATAGTAGtaatcaatgatccaaaaatagcatttgcatgagtagttaggaataccataacctaaggaattttcatttgttattaTCTTGCATAAGTTTAGCACAGTTTTATTTCTGTTAATTCATTGatcgtctaaataatagagaagttttagtagtaccggtaattgtccaatctttctcgtgggatcgacctgaTATTTGCCCTAAACTACtaatttgacctgtatacttgcagtcaaaacgggtatatttcaaaattaaacttgtacttgtatcaaaagcccgtcaagtttttggcgctaTTGCCGGGGAAGATTAGTGGCAATATCGgcgtgaagagcaactttattagtttagacattttagtAGTTTTTTCTTGTGTATTAATTGAGTCTAATTTGTTTTGTTagtcttgaattttattttatttttgtgtttattgTGTGTATGCATTTtttcacctattcttcttactaatcttGCTCTTAAgctgtttaaaagcaattttaggtaataaggagggtaggtcaatttggagtaCAATgcatgagaagtggaagatcggcaatggatggttactaCGTACAAAGCTCCTTGAATAGAGATAACCAAGAAATTATCGAAGGTATGccatttgaagatggtttaaggtgcttaaaggctaaatttgatgttataatGTTACAAGTTCAATGGGACACCATTAAGCATGAGATTGAGCAAAAGAGAaatgttaatacttttaattctaatcatatgatttgtgacttgtgtggagattatcatgctaCTTATACATGTAAACAAGCACAAAATAGGATTATTATGATAAATTTTGACATTGTAATCCTTatcttgatcaatatgattCTAATTGGGGCAATTCTTGTGATTATGGtcgggataatcaatgtactaaTAGTGCTTCTCCTTGTTTATATGATTACCAATCCGAATGTGTCCactatgaatcaaaaccatcttgggaattGGCAATAGAAAGGTTAGCAAATGCACCTCTACCTTGGaaattagaaagtgaaccattagctaatgattctaatgcatcttgggagctagctgtagaaaattcttctaatctatttgatttagccatagaAAAGCTAGCTAATGCGACTTCCGAtcgttttgatagggttgaggaAAGACTAGATGAATTAACCTCTCACTTTTGTAGAATACAAGAACAATTacatgtattgtgtgaagttatttcttctaataatatgCAAAATGACCCTATTATGAATggtaggaatgttgtatgtgataACGGATTATATTTTGATCAAAGTGATGCATCTAATGTGTGTTTTAATGAAGAAATATCCATTTCATATGATAATGAGTTTGGAATGAAGTTTGAAACTCAAGAGGTAATTATAAATGATTCATAAATAATCCCTCTTGAGGATTGTGTTAAGAATGTAGGTTCCAAAGTCATTATAGCCCAAGAAGGTTATTCGGACGTTCATTTGGTGAGTACTCAAGTGACACGCGTACAAGGTAATATCTACGACTCACTTGAGATAGGTAAGCTACTTCTACTTCTCATATCATTAGAACACGTGGCTCTAATTGTTAagccaccttttaatgatccatcacgacctaaaatggtggattattcgttaactaaacctccttgatAATGAGGTTATATAGTCAAGTTAATAACTATAAAGAAATGCTTGTTAGAAGGCAACCCAACGATTTCTTGTTTTGAGTAGCTTTTAGTTGTTTGATTAgtattttttgtgtgttttgtaggtggCAACAGCAAGGATTCATGCAAATGATCTCAAATGCTAACGTGTCTTTATTGAAGCaaaaaagggagttttcatgtTGATTTGATGCATTTAAAGTGCTTTATGCTATAGTTATATTGATGCATGATTTCATGTTTCTAAGTGCATTTGGTTGAGAAAAGTACATTTTTATGGTTTAAAGTGAATTTTTCTTAAAGAACATGAAAACAGTTGAAAACCAAGTGAGCGCGGAAACTTGATCAAGTAGAAAATTGGAGGAAAACtgcagaaataaaaaatttctgcaGCAAATCCAGCCAAATATTGGGCAGATTCAAGGTCGGATATAAAGGGGAGgacgaaaattttttttttgctctttggccagaatctggccgacaatccggccaaaATCCGGATTCTGGACAGTCACCCGCACGAGAGAGGAATCCGCTCACGAATTCCTCATTTCTTCATTACTTTCTTCTTCAACCTACACACATTCACACCTAAAACACACAGTACTCACCAAAATTCCTTTTTTCACCATCCAATCTTCAAACTAatttcaccaaaacacttcCCTTTACCTCTAAAGATGATTTCATAGcttaaaattcttcaaaaacaagttttaaTTCGGATTTGAGTTTGGCAAGAACAAgggtttcaaaattttgaactctCCATTTGAGGCCAAATTAGAGTGAGATTTTTGGGGGTTTCTTCACCATTTGCATCCATAatcatcaattaacaagtttgaggtaacaaatcctcaccaaatgttgtcatttgaattttgccatttttcactcttttctaattttttgggtaatttcgaatttcttcattttgtgaagtttggtgCTTTCCATTGTGCTTATTGAGGTaattgatgattattggtgatgtttaacTCATGGGTTTGcgattatttggtgaatttagcaatttttaattaattttgagGATTAAGGAGACTAAATAATTATTAGCTAATTTCTTGAGCTAATTGGATAGGAGAAAATTATGTGAGATAGATGGATTGTTCTAGAGTATTTACATGCTAAGTTAGGCTTAATGTGCTTATCACTTGATTTTTGGCATGTTTATTCtagaatttttggtgaaatgTGAATTAATGATCTTTTAAAGTCTAAAACTCATGGTTAAGATGCTATTTAGCATTTAATTATGCTTATTTAGGTCATTACGATGGGAGTGAGTTGTGTGTTTGGTTAATTGATACCTCTAATTATTTGGACATTGTAGGcttaaatgtttcattttgggAAATTATAAGAGTACTTGTTGCTGATAATCGATATTGATACTTACTTATGGTGTTGATTGCTACTTATTATATAAGTAAGTTAATGAGTTTGTCTCTTTAAAGATAAAGGTAAATGCGATCAAGTGTTCGTTATCCTTTATTTAATAATGTACCTATTAATTGAAGTTAatgtttaataattttatttaggTACAATGGTTAGCACTAAGAAAGCCGGGGTGAAATCTCCACCCCCACGAGAAAAGGAGAAGCCTTTACATTTACTTCTAGACCACTGCGGATGAAAATAAAAGCAAGTAGATGACTTGTGCTTGAAGACGAGCCATCATCTGAAGAGGAGACTCAACAACAAGTAGAGCAAGAAGAGGAACAAGAGTAGCAAGTCTCATATGATAGGCCGCGCTTCACATCCACCAAAAACGAAGCTTGGTATAATTCTAGGAGGGGAGCTAAGGTGTTAGTGGAGAAGGATGTCACTTCGGATGTTGATGAGATCGACCATCTCAAGGCCTACTTCACCAAATTGGGATGGGAGAATTTCTTCAGCATTTTGAACATTTATTATGAGGAGCTTGTTCGAGAATTTTATGCCAATGTGGAGGGCAAG
The Coffea arabica cultivar ET-39 chromosome 6c, Coffea Arabica ET-39 HiFi, whole genome shotgun sequence genome window above contains:
- the LOC113693335 gene encoding uncharacterized mitochondrial protein AtMg01250-like, with product MSKAYDRVEWGYLEAIMEKMGFCSTWINWIMECVSTVSFSFNINGEPKGYVIPSRGIRQGDPLSPYLFLLISEGFLNLLAQAERNKRLTGMKISRHGPSITHLFFADDSLIFCKADKTQAEAVMGILKTYGRGSG